The window TTATTGATTTAGTCTCTCTGCCTATTGTTCCGAGAACTGCCGCGCAAGGTGTGTACAGCAAGACCATCAACATGTAGGAGAGCGCTGTCAAATGTGTGAAGTGCTGTCTTATGACATCGACTAGAATCTTTCCTTCTTCCATGTATTCTCCGGCATAAAGCATTCCGAGAGTCCCTACTACTGCCTCTTTTGCCGGAATTCCGGCAAACAGTGCGACTGATTCTTGCCACGTTCCAAACCCGGCCGGTTTAAATAGAGGCACCAAGAAAGAACCTATCATGCCCAGGAAGCTCTCTTTGCTGTATGGATCTGCTGATGTGGGCAACACGGCTAAAACCCACATTAAAGTGACTACCGTAAAAATAATTGTTCCGGCACGGGCGATAAAGTCGTATACATTCGTCCACATGTTTCTCAGAACATTCTTAATTGTCGGCATTCTATATGGGGGAAGCTCCATGATGAAATATGAGCTCTCGCCTTTAAAGAGAGTATTATTGAAAACCTTTGCCATAATCAAACCGACCAATATCCCGAAACCGTAGAGCGTGGAAAGAACTAAGGCTCCATGATTGGGGAAAAATGCTGCAATAAATAACATATATATAGGTATTCTTGCTCCACAACTCATAAAAGGATTTATAAGTATGGCTATCATTCTATCTTTTTTATTTTCTAATGTTCTAGTTGCCATTATACCTGGAACATTGCAACCAAAACCTATTATCATTGAAATAAATGCTTTGCCGTGCAGTCCAAATTTTCTCATAAGGTTATCCCAGACATATGCGGCTCTCGACATATATCCGCTATCTTCCAAAAAGCCCAACATCAAATATAGAACAGTAATTAGAGGAACAAACTCTATGACTGCTCCAACACCGCCAATCAAACCATCAGCGACAAGGGAAACAAGCCATTCTGGGGAATTTACTGAAACTAAAAAGCTCTCCAGTATTCCTCCGAACCCTTCGCCTAAATCGGCAGCTAATCCACCAAAAATCTCTTCTCCAACGATGAAAGTCGTCTGGAAAA of the Synergistaceae bacterium genome contains:
- the feoB gene encoding ferrous iron transport protein B, producing FQTTFIVGEEIFGGLAADLGEGFGGILESFLVSVNSPEWLVSLVADGLIGGVGAVIEFVPLITVLYLMLGFLEDSGYMSRAAYVWDNLMRKFGLHGKAFISMIIGFGCNVPGIMATRTLENKKDRMIAILINPFMSCGARIPIYMLFIAAFFPNHGALVLSTLYGFGILVGLIMAKVFNNTLFKGESSYFIMELPPYRMPTIKNVLRNMWTNVYDFIARAGTIIFTVVTLMWVLAVLPTSADPYSKESFLGMIGSFLVPLFKPAGFGTWQESVALFAGIPAKEAVVGTLGMLYAGEYMEEGKILVDVIRQHFTHLTALSYMLMVLLYTPCAAVLGTIGRETKSIKWVIFTALYTFLIAWIVAVAVFQIGSLLGFS